In a single window of the Bactrocera dorsalis isolate Fly_Bdor chromosome 2, ASM2337382v1, whole genome shotgun sequence genome:
- the LOC105230215 gene encoding uncharacterized protein LOC105230215 isoform X9 produces MHWLDGSISLDENLISGRVSGGSNGENSDSNQSKTSLKAKRRRLAHYKLSSRLDRKSSRGMIYENEELRLRTININAEVERGQSDIKRLRRENEQLRREIWTLRDECDRLNKRFKAKLLDHDHACNARHSVCSGGGRGSGHICDSNCNSDDSDSCDTCKGNDDQCSDECCTGGSCPQLATKQPVIEFAPDTPTTTTATRPDMANFVVKSAGANSESVPNLHQAFDHLSVVSEETMSNADQHTHVPHNELLHIYTSDGGGSQMTLPSLVGPLTPLTPIEQVANQLNDLQAVVPPLSYFENVLQDHMGSNIGNTPNTSSPTSKLMRHTNGWDYKLQSPFAHRKISTGASPPALQIATPLTQNSTQQQQQQRLAPPQLLTTFVPTIVAPPASNESTANPASLTVSAPSAQQSNSTVIETVAITTTPSNALPTLNSPRHFFAPLKPRLKINTTLANKALTGDANVPAESTPISTPTTLAADAESSGCHNCEPPDLYVHNGLASPYQHQVLTAAGADNAVPPPIPQRGSSSQTESVNLETILNDIQAISEDILAIQLDKHRENDNAINKPLEQEDKNKKPYRSEMNLTLQYDGANQVAVGASTAATSANTTVTATQTFYSSNGKGNNRCTRSLEREHTDSPSPHIPDAMVPFPDKRTYIGFDQLNNEACLELPPTSVANMQRPPLPPVAGVAKPAQPPTPPARGFPSPLNIRCAGVARATPVAIPQPPTDETAGAQLNKPMTLGFAPNKSQLYAAVANAAAKRAQYRAAMTHSLDAELNAAGATALSETSAAEVANEALNTEAARRKARRVSIVCGDSSTPDSPDPVMNPQLVRSQAQINLSGMQDGSITNVNTNNSNVASAAGQPTNGSCTDLQAVLLNPALRNLKQTSHSTPNSPHSVRRRSNSNTMSPNNGVADPTQPQSLSANTSPKHAANAHHRHTNSSCSNIAVAHQRKSSQDSTRTNAGEGATVEAVTGRSRCSRRHSDGTVASNAQRVSGTSGHHHHHHHHHPHTSSLLSNNLHHSHHSHQDSTSYSEHGSNSSASSRESSTSFSVRSHRRKISISSHTGGKIPWCGCWGNGCL; encoded by the exons ATTGGATCGAAAGTCATCACGTGGCATGATCTATGAGAATGAGGAACTGAGGCTGCGTACCATCAATATAAATGCTGAGGTCGAAAGAG GGCAATCGGACATCAAACGTTTGCGTAGAGAGAATGAGCAGCTGCGCCGCGAGATTTGGACGCTACGCGATGAGTGTGATCGCTTGAACAAGCGCTTCAAGGCGAAGCTTTTGGATCACGACCATGCTTGCAATGCGCGGCACAGCGTTTGTAGTGGCGGCGGGCGCGGTAGTGGGCACATTTGTGACAGTAACTGCAACAGTGAT GATTCAGATTCCTGTGATACCTGCAAAGGCAACGATGACCAATGTAGTGATGAGTGCTGCACGGGCGGCAGCTGTCCCCAGCTGGCGACCAAGCAACCGGTTATTGAGTTTGCGCCTGATACGCCCACCACAACGACAGCAACGCGCCCAGATATGGCCAATTTTGTGGTTAAATCTGCGGGTGCTAATTCGGAAAGTGTGCCAAATTTACATCAAGCATTCGATCATTTGTCCGTGGTGTCGGAGGAAACGATGAGTAATGCCGACCAGCATACGCATGTGCCGCACAATGAGCTGCTGCACATATACACGTCCGACGGCGGTGGCTCGCAGATGACATTACCCAGCTTAGTTGGGCCGTTGACGCCGTTGACGCCCATCGAACAGGTGGCCAATCAGCTGAACGACCTGCAGGCGGTTGTGCCGCCCCTATCTTATTTCGAGAATGTGTTGCAAGATCATATGGGCTCTAATATAG gTAATACGCCCAATACGAGCTCGCCCACGTCGAAACTAATGCGTCACACCAATGGCTGGGACTACAAGTTGCAATCGCCTTTCGCGCATAGAAAGATTTCAACAGGCGCTTCGCCGCCGGCACTGCAAATTGCCACACCGCTTACGCAGAATtctacgcaacaacaacaacaacagagacTAGCGCCACCTCAACTGCTAACCACATTTGTGCCAACCATAGTGGCGCCACCGGCGAGTAATGAGTCGACGGCAAACCCCGCAAGTCTCACCGTGTCAGCGCCGAGCGCGCAACAATCGAATTCGACTGTTATAGAGACAGTTGCAATTACAACGACGCCATCAAATGCATTGCCAACGCTTAATAGCCCAAGACACTTCTTTGCACCACTAAAGCCACGGCTGAAAATCAATACAACTTTAGCTAATAAAGCACTGACAGGTGATGCCAATGTGCCTGCGGAGTCCACACCAATATCAACGCCAACCACGTTAGCTGCGGATGCCGAAAGCAGCGGCTGTCATAATTGTGAGCCGCCTGACCTTTATGTACACAACGGCTTGGCCTCACCCTATCAGCATCAGGTGTTGACGGCGGCGGGCGCCGACAACGCTGTGCCACCGCCAATACCACAGCGTGGTAGCTCCTCCCAA ACGGAGTCCGTGAACCTGGAAACCATACTCAATGATATCCAAGCCATATCTGAGGATATCTTAGCTATTCAACTGGACAAACACAGGGAGAACGACAACGCCATCAATAAACCGCTGGAGCAGGAAGACAAAAATAAGAAACCTTACcgctcagaaatgaatttaacacTACAATATGACGGCGCGAACCAAGTTGCAGTTGGCGCCAGTACAGCAGCTACCAGCGCCAATACAACAGTGACTGCCACACAAACATTCTACAGCAGCAATGGCAAAGGCAACAACCGCTGCACGCGTTCACTAGAGCGCGAGCATACAGACAGCCCATCGCCGCATATACCCGACGCTATGGTGCCTTTCCCAGATAAGCGCACATATATTGGCTTTGATCAGCTGAATAATGAGGCGTGCCTGGAGCTGCCACCTACGAGTGTGGCAAATATGCAGCGACCACCGTTGCCGCCTGTCGCTGGTGTAGCCAAGCCGGCGCAGCCACCGACGCCGCCAGCGCGTGGATTTCCCTCACCATTAAATATACGCTGCGCAGGTGTAGCGCGTGCCACGCCTGTGGCAATACCACAACCGCCTACAGATGAAACAGCTGGAGCGCAACTTAACAAGCCGATGACGCTCGGCTTTGCGCCCAATAAAAGTCAACTGTATGCCGCGGTGGCGAACGCGGCGGCTAAGCGTGCGCAATATCGCGCTGCAATGACACATTCGTTGGACGCGGAGTTGAATGCGGCAGGTGCAACGGCTTTGAGTGAGACAAGTGCTGCTGAGGTAGCAAACGAG GCACTCAATACAGAGGCGGCGCGTCGGAAAGCGCGCCGCGTTTCAATCGTGTGCGGTGATTCAAGCACGCCAGACTCTCCAGATCCGGTGATGAATCCACAATTAGTTCGATCTCAAGCACAAATAAATCTAAGCGGTATGCAGGATGGTAGCATAACAAATGTCAATACCAACAACTCCAACGTAGCGAGCGCAGCGGGCCAACCAACCAATGGTAGCTGCACAGATTTGCAGGCCGTGCTGCTCAATCCGGCGCTGCGTAATCTCAAGCAAACCAGCCACAGCACTCCCAACTCACCACATTCCGTGCGGCGCCGTAGCAACAGCAATACGATGAGCCCGAATAACGGCGTTGCTGATCCCACACAACCGCAATCTCTCTCGGCGAACACGTCGCCGAAGCATGCCGCCAACGCGCACCATCGCCACACAAATAGCAGCTGCAGCAATATAGCGGTGGCGCATCAACGTAAATCCAGCCAAGACTCGACACGCACCAATGCCGGTGAGGGCGCCACTGTCGAAGCGGTTACAGGGCGCTCGCGCTGTTCTCGTCGCCACTCTGATGGCACCGTAGCGAGTAATGCGCAGCGTGTCAGCGGCACTTCCGGccatcaccatcatcatcatcatcatcacccGCACACATCGTCGTTGCTGAGCAATAATCTGCATCACAGTCACCACTCGCATCAGGATAGCACTTCATATTCGGAGCATGGTTCGAATAGCTCGGCATCATCGCGGGAGTCATCAACTTCGTTCAGCGTGCGCTCGCATCGGCGAAAGATTTCCATCAGTTCGCATACGGGTGGTAAAATACCATGGTGCGGGTGCTGGGGCAACGGTTGCTTGTAG
- the LOC105230215 gene encoding uncharacterized protein LOC105230215 isoform X4, with protein MLRERRRLAHYKLSSRLDRKSSRGMIYENEELRLRTININAEVERGQSDIKRLRRENEQLRREIWTLRDECDRLNKRFKAKLLDHDHACNARHSVCSGGGRGSGHICDSNCNSDDSDSCDTCKGNDDQCSDECCTGGSCPQLATKQPVIEFAPDTPTTTTATRPDMANFVVKSAGANSESVPNLHQAFDHLSVVSEETMSNADQHTHVPHNELLHIYTSDGGGSQMTLPSLVGPLTPLTPIEQVANQLNDLQAVVPPLSYFENVLQDHMGSNIGNTPNTSSPTSKLMRHTNGWDYKLQSPFAHRKISTGASPPALQIATPLTQNSTQQQQQQRLAPPQLLTTFVPTIVAPPASNESTANPASLTVSAPSAQQSNSTVIETVAITTTPSNALPTLNSPRHFFAPLKPRLKINTTLANKALTGDANVPAESTPISTPTTLAADAESSGCHNCEPPDLYVHNGLASPYQHQVLTAAGADNAVPPPIPQRGSSSQVSPQHRARVQRQQQQLLAPQQQYLQPHQHTHQHQQQHQRLPQQQYAELQSPPALPQSSLITITVTVDDADEVAAGVDAAAACGEDAVIAADIPLNTHASTAALINTPQRLQAPLQAMPKLSALQSLAALPTVFVAQPNAVITKLSEPIYATAQKRCKNLLIAPAVTKPLMAAAINTNKRLTPTTSNRSSATATPVHSPLPQSTPTSMSKAILVDSQSQTESVNLETILNDIQAISEDILAIQLDKHRENDNAINKPLEQEDKNKKPYRSEMNLTLQYDGANQVAVGASTAATSANTTVTATQTFYSSNGKGNNRCTRSLEREHTDSPSPHIPDAMVPFPDKRTYIGFDQLNNEACLELPPTSVANMQRPPLPPVAGVAKPAQPPTPPARGFPSPLNIRCAGVARATPVAIPQPPTDETAGAQLNKPMTLGFAPNKSQLYAAVANAAAKRAQYRAAMTHSLDAELNAAGATALSETSAAEVANEALNTEAARRKARRVSIVCGDSSTPDSPDPVMNPQLVRSQAQINLSGMQDGSITNVNTNNSNVASAAGQPTNGSCTDLQAVLLNPALRNLKQTSHSTPNSPHSVRRRSNSNTMSPNNGVADPTQPQSLSANTSPKHAANAHHRHTNSSCSNIAVAHQRKSSQDSTRTNAGEGATVEAVTGRSRCSRRHSDGTVASNAQRVSGTSGHHHHHHHHHPHTSSLLSNNLHHSHHSHQDSTSYSEHGSNSSASSRESSTSFSVRSHRRKISISSHTGGKIPWCGCWGNGCL; from the exons ATTGGATCGAAAGTCATCACGTGGCATGATCTATGAGAATGAGGAACTGAGGCTGCGTACCATCAATATAAATGCTGAGGTCGAAAGAG GGCAATCGGACATCAAACGTTTGCGTAGAGAGAATGAGCAGCTGCGCCGCGAGATTTGGACGCTACGCGATGAGTGTGATCGCTTGAACAAGCGCTTCAAGGCGAAGCTTTTGGATCACGACCATGCTTGCAATGCGCGGCACAGCGTTTGTAGTGGCGGCGGGCGCGGTAGTGGGCACATTTGTGACAGTAACTGCAACAGTGAT GATTCAGATTCCTGTGATACCTGCAAAGGCAACGATGACCAATGTAGTGATGAGTGCTGCACGGGCGGCAGCTGTCCCCAGCTGGCGACCAAGCAACCGGTTATTGAGTTTGCGCCTGATACGCCCACCACAACGACAGCAACGCGCCCAGATATGGCCAATTTTGTGGTTAAATCTGCGGGTGCTAATTCGGAAAGTGTGCCAAATTTACATCAAGCATTCGATCATTTGTCCGTGGTGTCGGAGGAAACGATGAGTAATGCCGACCAGCATACGCATGTGCCGCACAATGAGCTGCTGCACATATACACGTCCGACGGCGGTGGCTCGCAGATGACATTACCCAGCTTAGTTGGGCCGTTGACGCCGTTGACGCCCATCGAACAGGTGGCCAATCAGCTGAACGACCTGCAGGCGGTTGTGCCGCCCCTATCTTATTTCGAGAATGTGTTGCAAGATCATATGGGCTCTAATATAG gTAATACGCCCAATACGAGCTCGCCCACGTCGAAACTAATGCGTCACACCAATGGCTGGGACTACAAGTTGCAATCGCCTTTCGCGCATAGAAAGATTTCAACAGGCGCTTCGCCGCCGGCACTGCAAATTGCCACACCGCTTACGCAGAATtctacgcaacaacaacaacaacagagacTAGCGCCACCTCAACTGCTAACCACATTTGTGCCAACCATAGTGGCGCCACCGGCGAGTAATGAGTCGACGGCAAACCCCGCAAGTCTCACCGTGTCAGCGCCGAGCGCGCAACAATCGAATTCGACTGTTATAGAGACAGTTGCAATTACAACGACGCCATCAAATGCATTGCCAACGCTTAATAGCCCAAGACACTTCTTTGCACCACTAAAGCCACGGCTGAAAATCAATACAACTTTAGCTAATAAAGCACTGACAGGTGATGCCAATGTGCCTGCGGAGTCCACACCAATATCAACGCCAACCACGTTAGCTGCGGATGCCGAAAGCAGCGGCTGTCATAATTGTGAGCCGCCTGACCTTTATGTACACAACGGCTTGGCCTCACCCTATCAGCATCAGGTGTTGACGGCGGCGGGCGCCGACAACGCTGTGCCACCGCCAATACCACAGCGTGGTAGCTCCTCCCAAGTAAGTCCACAACATCGCGCACGCgtgcaacgccaacaacaacagctgttgGCGCCGCAGCAGCAATATTTGCAGCCACATCAACACACGCATCAGCATCAGCAGCAGCACCAGCGGCTGCCACAACAGCAATATGCAGAACTGCAGTCACCACCTGCACTGCCGCAGTCATCGTTGATCACCATCACAGTGACCGTGGACGATGCTGATGAGGTTGCCGCCGGTGTTGATGCTGCTGCCGCCTGCGGTGAGGATGCGGTTATTGCCGCCGATATCCCGCTTAACACGCACGCTTCGACGGCGGCATTAATTAACACGCCACAAAGGCTGCAGGCGCCGCTTCAGGCTATGCCCAAATTGTCGGCGCTGCAATCGCTCGCCGCATTGCCGACTGTTTTCGTAGCACAGCCAAATGCTGTAATAACAAAATTAAGCGAACCCATTTATGCTACCGCACAAAAACGCTGTAAAAATCTTTTAATTGCACCGGCCGTGACCAAGCCGCTAATGGCGGCCGCCATTAACACCAATAAACGcctaacaccaacaacatcgAATCGTAGCAGTGCGACTGCAACGCCAGTACACTCGCCGTTACCGCAGTCGACACCAACATCGATGTCAAAAGCAATTCTGGTGGATAGTCAAAGCCAG ACGGAGTCCGTGAACCTGGAAACCATACTCAATGATATCCAAGCCATATCTGAGGATATCTTAGCTATTCAACTGGACAAACACAGGGAGAACGACAACGCCATCAATAAACCGCTGGAGCAGGAAGACAAAAATAAGAAACCTTACcgctcagaaatgaatttaacacTACAATATGACGGCGCGAACCAAGTTGCAGTTGGCGCCAGTACAGCAGCTACCAGCGCCAATACAACAGTGACTGCCACACAAACATTCTACAGCAGCAATGGCAAAGGCAACAACCGCTGCACGCGTTCACTAGAGCGCGAGCATACAGACAGCCCATCGCCGCATATACCCGACGCTATGGTGCCTTTCCCAGATAAGCGCACATATATTGGCTTTGATCAGCTGAATAATGAGGCGTGCCTGGAGCTGCCACCTACGAGTGTGGCAAATATGCAGCGACCACCGTTGCCGCCTGTCGCTGGTGTAGCCAAGCCGGCGCAGCCACCGACGCCGCCAGCGCGTGGATTTCCCTCACCATTAAATATACGCTGCGCAGGTGTAGCGCGTGCCACGCCTGTGGCAATACCACAACCGCCTACAGATGAAACAGCTGGAGCGCAACTTAACAAGCCGATGACGCTCGGCTTTGCGCCCAATAAAAGTCAACTGTATGCCGCGGTGGCGAACGCGGCGGCTAAGCGTGCGCAATATCGCGCTGCAATGACACATTCGTTGGACGCGGAGTTGAATGCGGCAGGTGCAACGGCTTTGAGTGAGACAAGTGCTGCTGAGGTAGCAAACGAG GCACTCAATACAGAGGCGGCGCGTCGGAAAGCGCGCCGCGTTTCAATCGTGTGCGGTGATTCAAGCACGCCAGACTCTCCAGATCCGGTGATGAATCCACAATTAGTTCGATCTCAAGCACAAATAAATCTAAGCGGTATGCAGGATGGTAGCATAACAAATGTCAATACCAACAACTCCAACGTAGCGAGCGCAGCGGGCCAACCAACCAATGGTAGCTGCACAGATTTGCAGGCCGTGCTGCTCAATCCGGCGCTGCGTAATCTCAAGCAAACCAGCCACAGCACTCCCAACTCACCACATTCCGTGCGGCGCCGTAGCAACAGCAATACGATGAGCCCGAATAACGGCGTTGCTGATCCCACACAACCGCAATCTCTCTCGGCGAACACGTCGCCGAAGCATGCCGCCAACGCGCACCATCGCCACACAAATAGCAGCTGCAGCAATATAGCGGTGGCGCATCAACGTAAATCCAGCCAAGACTCGACACGCACCAATGCCGGTGAGGGCGCCACTGTCGAAGCGGTTACAGGGCGCTCGCGCTGTTCTCGTCGCCACTCTGATGGCACCGTAGCGAGTAATGCGCAGCGTGTCAGCGGCACTTCCGGccatcaccatcatcatcatcatcatcacccGCACACATCGTCGTTGCTGAGCAATAATCTGCATCACAGTCACCACTCGCATCAGGATAGCACTTCATATTCGGAGCATGGTTCGAATAGCTCGGCATCATCGCGGGAGTCATCAACTTCGTTCAGCGTGCGCTCGCATCGGCGAAAGATTTCCATCAGTTCGCATACGGGTGGTAAAATACCATGGTGCGGGTGCTGGGGCAACGGTTGCTTGTAG
- the LOC105230215 gene encoding uncharacterized protein LOC105230215 isoform X1, with protein sequence MLPAGRLERCAPSSRSKAAAAAASATGDCNFGALWWFWWSTLHFAAILDALRPASERRLRLRQRQRARQRQRQEGRQHCLSIKSAICKRRRLAHYKLSSRLDRKSSRGMIYENEELRLRTININAEVERGQSDIKRLRRENEQLRREIWTLRDECDRLNKRFKAKLLDHDHACNARHSVCSGGGRGSGHICDSNCNSDDSDSCDTCKGNDDQCSDECCTGGSCPQLATKQPVIEFAPDTPTTTTATRPDMANFVVKSAGANSESVPNLHQAFDHLSVVSEETMSNADQHTHVPHNELLHIYTSDGGGSQMTLPSLVGPLTPLTPIEQVANQLNDLQAVVPPLSYFENVLQDHMGSNIGNTPNTSSPTSKLMRHTNGWDYKLQSPFAHRKISTGASPPALQIATPLTQNSTQQQQQQRLAPPQLLTTFVPTIVAPPASNESTANPASLTVSAPSAQQSNSTVIETVAITTTPSNALPTLNSPRHFFAPLKPRLKINTTLANKALTGDANVPAESTPISTPTTLAADAESSGCHNCEPPDLYVHNGLASPYQHQVLTAAGADNAVPPPIPQRGSSSQVSPQHRARVQRQQQQLLAPQQQYLQPHQHTHQHQQQHQRLPQQQYAELQSPPALPQSSLITITVTVDDADEVAAGVDAAAACGEDAVIAADIPLNTHASTAALINTPQRLQAPLQAMPKLSALQSLAALPTVFVAQPNAVITKLSEPIYATAQKRCKNLLIAPAVTKPLMAAAINTNKRLTPTTSNRSSATATPVHSPLPQSTPTSMSKAILVDSQSQTESVNLETILNDIQAISEDILAIQLDKHRENDNAINKPLEQEDKNKKPYRSEMNLTLQYDGANQVAVGASTAATSANTTVTATQTFYSSNGKGNNRCTRSLEREHTDSPSPHIPDAMVPFPDKRTYIGFDQLNNEACLELPPTSVANMQRPPLPPVAGVAKPAQPPTPPARGFPSPLNIRCAGVARATPVAIPQPPTDETAGAQLNKPMTLGFAPNKSQLYAAVANAAAKRAQYRAAMTHSLDAELNAAGATALSETSAAEVANEALNTEAARRKARRVSIVCGDSSTPDSPDPVMNPQLVRSQAQINLSGMQDGSITNVNTNNSNVASAAGQPTNGSCTDLQAVLLNPALRNLKQTSHSTPNSPHSVRRRSNSNTMSPNNGVADPTQPQSLSANTSPKHAANAHHRHTNSSCSNIAVAHQRKSSQDSTRTNAGEGATVEAVTGRSRCSRRHSDGTVASNAQRVSGTSGHHHHHHHHHPHTSSLLSNNLHHSHHSHQDSTSYSEHGSNSSASSRESSTSFSVRSHRRKISISSHTGGKIPWCGCWGNGCL encoded by the exons ATTGGATCGAAAGTCATCACGTGGCATGATCTATGAGAATGAGGAACTGAGGCTGCGTACCATCAATATAAATGCTGAGGTCGAAAGAG GGCAATCGGACATCAAACGTTTGCGTAGAGAGAATGAGCAGCTGCGCCGCGAGATTTGGACGCTACGCGATGAGTGTGATCGCTTGAACAAGCGCTTCAAGGCGAAGCTTTTGGATCACGACCATGCTTGCAATGCGCGGCACAGCGTTTGTAGTGGCGGCGGGCGCGGTAGTGGGCACATTTGTGACAGTAACTGCAACAGTGAT GATTCAGATTCCTGTGATACCTGCAAAGGCAACGATGACCAATGTAGTGATGAGTGCTGCACGGGCGGCAGCTGTCCCCAGCTGGCGACCAAGCAACCGGTTATTGAGTTTGCGCCTGATACGCCCACCACAACGACAGCAACGCGCCCAGATATGGCCAATTTTGTGGTTAAATCTGCGGGTGCTAATTCGGAAAGTGTGCCAAATTTACATCAAGCATTCGATCATTTGTCCGTGGTGTCGGAGGAAACGATGAGTAATGCCGACCAGCATACGCATGTGCCGCACAATGAGCTGCTGCACATATACACGTCCGACGGCGGTGGCTCGCAGATGACATTACCCAGCTTAGTTGGGCCGTTGACGCCGTTGACGCCCATCGAACAGGTGGCCAATCAGCTGAACGACCTGCAGGCGGTTGTGCCGCCCCTATCTTATTTCGAGAATGTGTTGCAAGATCATATGGGCTCTAATATAG gTAATACGCCCAATACGAGCTCGCCCACGTCGAAACTAATGCGTCACACCAATGGCTGGGACTACAAGTTGCAATCGCCTTTCGCGCATAGAAAGATTTCAACAGGCGCTTCGCCGCCGGCACTGCAAATTGCCACACCGCTTACGCAGAATtctacgcaacaacaacaacaacagagacTAGCGCCACCTCAACTGCTAACCACATTTGTGCCAACCATAGTGGCGCCACCGGCGAGTAATGAGTCGACGGCAAACCCCGCAAGTCTCACCGTGTCAGCGCCGAGCGCGCAACAATCGAATTCGACTGTTATAGAGACAGTTGCAATTACAACGACGCCATCAAATGCATTGCCAACGCTTAATAGCCCAAGACACTTCTTTGCACCACTAAAGCCACGGCTGAAAATCAATACAACTTTAGCTAATAAAGCACTGACAGGTGATGCCAATGTGCCTGCGGAGTCCACACCAATATCAACGCCAACCACGTTAGCTGCGGATGCCGAAAGCAGCGGCTGTCATAATTGTGAGCCGCCTGACCTTTATGTACACAACGGCTTGGCCTCACCCTATCAGCATCAGGTGTTGACGGCGGCGGGCGCCGACAACGCTGTGCCACCGCCAATACCACAGCGTGGTAGCTCCTCCCAAGTAAGTCCACAACATCGCGCACGCgtgcaacgccaacaacaacagctgttgGCGCCGCAGCAGCAATATTTGCAGCCACATCAACACACGCATCAGCATCAGCAGCAGCACCAGCGGCTGCCACAACAGCAATATGCAGAACTGCAGTCACCACCTGCACTGCCGCAGTCATCGTTGATCACCATCACAGTGACCGTGGACGATGCTGATGAGGTTGCCGCCGGTGTTGATGCTGCTGCCGCCTGCGGTGAGGATGCGGTTATTGCCGCCGATATCCCGCTTAACACGCACGCTTCGACGGCGGCATTAATTAACACGCCACAAAGGCTGCAGGCGCCGCTTCAGGCTATGCCCAAATTGTCGGCGCTGCAATCGCTCGCCGCATTGCCGACTGTTTTCGTAGCACAGCCAAATGCTGTAATAACAAAATTAAGCGAACCCATTTATGCTACCGCACAAAAACGCTGTAAAAATCTTTTAATTGCACCGGCCGTGACCAAGCCGCTAATGGCGGCCGCCATTAACACCAATAAACGcctaacaccaacaacatcgAATCGTAGCAGTGCGACTGCAACGCCAGTACACTCGCCGTTACCGCAGTCGACACCAACATCGATGTCAAAAGCAATTCTGGTGGATAGTCAAAGCCAG ACGGAGTCCGTGAACCTGGAAACCATACTCAATGATATCCAAGCCATATCTGAGGATATCTTAGCTATTCAACTGGACAAACACAGGGAGAACGACAACGCCATCAATAAACCGCTGGAGCAGGAAGACAAAAATAAGAAACCTTACcgctcagaaatgaatttaacacTACAATATGACGGCGCGAACCAAGTTGCAGTTGGCGCCAGTACAGCAGCTACCAGCGCCAATACAACAGTGACTGCCACACAAACATTCTACAGCAGCAATGGCAAAGGCAACAACCGCTGCACGCGTTCACTAGAGCGCGAGCATACAGACAGCCCATCGCCGCATATACCCGACGCTATGGTGCCTTTCCCAGATAAGCGCACATATATTGGCTTTGATCAGCTGAATAATGAGGCGTGCCTGGAGCTGCCACCTACGAGTGTGGCAAATATGCAGCGACCACCGTTGCCGCCTGTCGCTGGTGTAGCCAAGCCGGCGCAGCCACCGACGCCGCCAGCGCGTGGATTTCCCTCACCATTAAATATACGCTGCGCAGGTGTAGCGCGTGCCACGCCTGTGGCAATACCACAACCGCCTACAGATGAAACAGCTGGAGCGCAACTTAACAAGCCGATGACGCTCGGCTTTGCGCCCAATAAAAGTCAACTGTATGCCGCGGTGGCGAACGCGGCGGCTAAGCGTGCGCAATATCGCGCTGCAATGACACATTCGTTGGACGCGGAGTTGAATGCGGCAGGTGCAACGGCTTTGAGTGAGACAAGTGCTGCTGAGGTAGCAAACGAG GCACTCAATACAGAGGCGGCGCGTCGGAAAGCGCGCCGCGTTTCAATCGTGTGCGGTGATTCAAGCACGCCAGACTCTCCAGATCCGGTGATGAATCCACAATTAGTTCGATCTCAAGCACAAATAAATCTAAGCGGTATGCAGGATGGTAGCATAACAAATGTCAATACCAACAACTCCAACGTAGCGAGCGCAGCGGGCCAACCAACCAATGGTAGCTGCACAGATTTGCAGGCCGTGCTGCTCAATCCGGCGCTGCGTAATCTCAAGCAAACCAGCCACAGCACTCCCAACTCACCACATTCCGTGCGGCGCCGTAGCAACAGCAATACGATGAGCCCGAATAACGGCGTTGCTGATCCCACACAACCGCAATCTCTCTCGGCGAACACGTCGCCGAAGCATGCCGCCAACGCGCACCATCGCCACACAAATAGCAGCTGCAGCAATATAGCGGTGGCGCATCAACGTAAATCCAGCCAAGACTCGACACGCACCAATGCCGGTGAGGGCGCCACTGTCGAAGCGGTTACAGGGCGCTCGCGCTGTTCTCGTCGCCACTCTGATGGCACCGTAGCGAGTAATGCGCAGCGTGTCAGCGGCACTTCCGGccatcaccatcatcatcatcatcatcacccGCACACATCGTCGTTGCTGAGCAATAATCTGCATCACAGTCACCACTCGCATCAGGATAGCACTTCATATTCGGAGCATGGTTCGAATAGCTCGGCATCATCGCGGGAGTCATCAACTTCGTTCAGCGTGCGCTCGCATCGGCGAAAGATTTCCATCAGTTCGCATACGGGTGGTAAAATACCATGGTGCGGGTGCTGGGGCAACGGTTGCTTGTAG